The following proteins are co-located in the Maridesulfovibrio sp. genome:
- a CDS encoding DEAD/DEAH box helicase, which produces MSFDQFKFDMRLVSGIRSAGYEVPTPVQLKAIPAVLQGRDVMGLAQTGTGKTAAFALPVLQRLLAAEADKRGPVRVLVLSPTRELAMQTHETFIELGRQTGIRSAAVCGGAGIGKQAKEVKKVTVVNATPGRLLDLLEREEIDFSHVDTLILDEADRMLDMGFMDEVEKVLAKLPDERQNLMFSATMPDEINDLSKNILHDPEVVRVAVTVSADGVSQYSCPVPLHLKQSFLKVLLKEIEFNRVLVFVRTKRWARRLAQRLAKGGLAAADLHGDLSQSKRNRTLNGFKFGDFTVLVATDLAARGIDCSNISHVINYDMPDNVEIFVHRTGRTGRADAKGTAYTFVADEDKARLAEIEESLGYGLELFYLDTFNYNAPKPDFSAPVPDKDVRKKRSTQHKK; this is translated from the coding sequence TTGAGTTTCGACCAGTTTAAATTTGACATGCGCCTTGTTTCGGGCATCCGTAGTGCCGGATACGAGGTTCCGACCCCTGTACAGTTAAAGGCTATTCCTGCCGTGCTTCAGGGGCGCGATGTCATGGGCTTGGCCCAGACCGGAACGGGCAAGACAGCTGCTTTTGCATTGCCAGTGCTGCAACGGTTGCTGGCTGCAGAAGCTGATAAGCGCGGTCCGGTGAGGGTTCTGGTTCTTTCGCCTACCCGAGAACTGGCCATGCAGACTCATGAGACATTCATAGAATTGGGACGGCAGACCGGAATCCGCAGCGCTGCTGTTTGTGGCGGTGCCGGGATCGGCAAGCAGGCCAAGGAAGTAAAGAAAGTCACTGTGGTCAATGCCACTCCCGGAAGGCTGCTCGATCTGTTGGAGCGTGAGGAAATCGACTTTTCCCATGTGGATACCCTGATCCTTGATGAAGCTGACCGTATGCTCGATATGGGGTTCATGGATGAAGTTGAAAAAGTGCTCGCGAAGTTGCCTGACGAGCGGCAGAATCTGATGTTCTCCGCTACCATGCCCGATGAAATCAACGATCTTTCCAAGAATATTTTGCATGATCCTGAAGTTGTACGGGTGGCAGTTACAGTCAGTGCGGACGGGGTCAGCCAATACAGCTGTCCGGTTCCCCTGCATTTGAAGCAGAGCTTTCTCAAAGTCCTGCTCAAGGAAATTGAGTTTAATCGGGTATTGGTCTTTGTCCGTACAAAACGTTGGGCCAGAAGACTTGCCCAGCGTCTGGCCAAGGGCGGTCTGGCTGCTGCGGATCTGCATGGTGATCTTTCCCAGAGCAAGCGTAACCGCACTCTTAATGGTTTCAAATTCGGTGATTTTACTGTGCTTGTCGCAACCGATCTTGCTGCGCGGGGCATTGATTGTTCCAATATTTCCCACGTGATAAATTACGATATGCCGGACAATGTGGAAATTTTTGTCCACCGTACCGGCAGGACCGGACGGGCTGATGCCAAGGGCACAGCTTATACTTTTGTTGCGGATGAAGATAAGGCACGGCTTGCCGAGATTGAAGAATCACTCGGTTACGGACTGGAACTTTTTTATCTGGATACCTTTAATTACAATGCTCCCAAGCCTGATTTCTCCGCGCCAGTTCCAGATAAAGATGTTCGCAAAAAGCGCAGTACCCAACATAAAAAGTAA
- a CDS encoding PilZ domain-containing protein codes for MEKINFQYIIDMIQAEVIAPAKKILTTLPQESLYLILSVAGLLALLAAIFAFLLLRPKPKRQQKPQGPRDFVQFFQNSGTIMDIAAAAEHENVLGRGVLTAVKPDHMRVEIIEENGISRLSPTAELILMFPPEQSAAGKVNSFRSTIDSIECETGNCGRMVLSPPVKFSLIKRRRHKRKRVIDQQFIRVKLWLGKPNNDDTTFTDRIPDLAVNSYDPRSTGHEDNQVINISNGGIGVGASPGLVESKFNIDDDVLISIFMFNFRQKVFKPYWYAGKIRSMENMDGQTCRVGVEFTCTGKMRDENEQNIDWAKMALK; via the coding sequence ATGGAAAAAATTAATTTTCAATACATCATCGATATGATTCAGGCAGAAGTAATAGCTCCTGCCAAAAAAATTCTCACCACTCTGCCACAGGAGTCCCTTTACCTGATTCTTTCGGTAGCTGGTCTGCTTGCACTGCTGGCCGCTATTTTCGCTTTTCTACTGCTACGCCCCAAACCCAAGAGGCAACAGAAGCCCCAAGGCCCCAGAGATTTTGTTCAATTTTTCCAAAACAGTGGAACGATCATGGATATTGCCGCAGCCGCTGAGCATGAAAATGTGCTTGGACGGGGTGTTCTTACTGCGGTGAAGCCCGACCATATGCGTGTCGAAATTATCGAGGAAAACGGAATTTCGCGCCTCAGCCCTACAGCAGAACTGATACTTATGTTTCCTCCGGAACAAAGCGCAGCCGGAAAGGTAAACTCCTTCAGGTCAACCATAGACTCCATTGAATGCGAGACCGGCAACTGCGGCAGAATGGTCCTGAGCCCTCCAGTTAAATTTTCACTAATCAAAAGACGCCGCCACAAACGCAAACGCGTCATCGACCAGCAGTTCATCAGGGTTAAGCTCTGGCTAGGCAAACCGAACAATGATGACACCACATTTACGGACCGGATTCCGGACCTAGCAGTCAATTCATATGACCCCCGCTCCACCGGACACGAAGACAATCAGGTAATCAACATTTCAAATGGAGGTATCGGGGTCGGTGCGTCTCCCGGTCTTGTGGAATCTAAATTCAACATTGATGATGACGTGCTGATCAGTATCTTTATGTTCAATTTCCGGCAGAAAGTTTTCAAGCCGTACTGGTATGCGGGAAAAATTAGATCCATGGAAAACATGGACGGTCAAACCTGCCGGGTAGGTGTTGAATTCACCTGCACCGGAAAGATGCGCGATGAAAATGAACAGAATATTGACTGGGCCAAGATGGCGCTGAAATAA
- a CDS encoding ribonuclease H-like domain-containing protein yields the protein MLERTFCHLKGIGSTTEAKIWQAGANSWSDILDGVAAPLSDAKMDELEKGCGESKQKLEEYDANWFADRLPASDQWRMYSHFRDNVAYIDIETTGTDAHSCDITTIALWNGKEIKTYVQGRNLYDFEEEIARYPLIVSFNGKCFDVPFIEKYFGIKIKAAHIDLRFVFRSLGITGGLKGIERYFGMDRGDAAGLDGYFAVLLWNEYEMNGDERALETLLAYNVLDSVNLENLMIKGYNLHIERFSQHDLTAIAEKAEPLNPFKAHREVVDRIRAKYSGEGSFRRF from the coding sequence ATGCTCGAAAGAACTTTTTGTCATCTCAAGGGAATTGGAAGCACAACAGAAGCCAAAATCTGGCAGGCTGGAGCGAATAGCTGGAGCGACATTCTTGATGGAGTTGCCGCACCCCTTTCCGATGCAAAAATGGATGAATTGGAAAAAGGCTGCGGTGAATCGAAGCAGAAGCTTGAAGAGTATGATGCTAACTGGTTTGCTGACCGCCTTCCTGCTTCCGACCAGTGGCGGATGTATTCTCATTTCCGAGATAATGTGGCGTATATTGATATCGAAACTACCGGTACTGATGCTCATAGTTGCGATATTACCACCATCGCACTTTGGAACGGTAAAGAGATAAAAACTTATGTTCAGGGCAGGAATCTTTATGATTTCGAAGAAGAAATCGCCCGTTATCCGCTTATAGTCAGCTTTAACGGTAAATGTTTCGATGTGCCGTTCATTGAAAAATATTTCGGTATCAAGATTAAAGCCGCCCATATTGACCTGCGGTTTGTTTTCCGCTCTCTGGGGATTACCGGGGGCCTGAAAGGTATTGAGCGCTATTTTGGTATGGATCGCGGTGATGCTGCAGGGCTGGACGGTTATTTCGCTGTGCTGCTTTGGAATGAGTATGAGATGAACGGCGATGAGCGCGCCCTTGAAACACTTCTGGCCTACAACGTGCTGGATAGTGTGAATCTGGAAAATCTCATGATCAAAGGATATAACCTTCATATTGAGAGATTCTCCCAGCATGATCTTACTGCCATTGCCGAGAAGGCCGAACCATTGAACCCATTTAAAGCCCACCGTGAAGTTGTGGATAGAATCAGGGCTAAATATTCCGGGGAAGGATCGTTTCGCAGATTCTGA
- the acs gene encoding acetate--CoA ligase: protein MTEEHKIESLSKENRLFNPPADFPGACVKSLEEYKAIYDRSINDMEGFWAERADELLTWDKKWDNVLDYDFDKPEIKWFEGGKLNASANCLDRHIENGRRNKAALIWQGEEDHEVKVYTYDMLHREVCRFANVLKKLGVQKGDRVSIYLPMIPELAIAMLACTRIGAPHSIIFAGFSSNSLRDRINDCGAKVHITGDGVLRGGRKIPLKPNSDEALKECPSVEQCIVVPRANNEIEIVEGRDLLWAELMEDPEITDNCPYELMDSEDPLFILYTSGSTGKPKGVFHTTGGYMTYAAHTCQWVFDLKDDDVHWCTADIGWVTGHSYIVYGPLALGATSIMFESVPTYPDPARFWQVCEKFRVNIFYTAPTAIRALMREGDQWTKKYDLSSLRILGTVGEPINPEAWMWYHENIGDEKLPIVDTWWQTETGGHILSPLPYATPLKPGSATLPLPGIDAAIVDRHGEEVGPNEGGFLVIRKPWPGMLRGVWGNKQRFKEQYFQGFPGVYESGDGARRDEDGYFWIMGRVDDVINVSGHRLGTAEIESALVSHPAVSEAAVVGMPHEVKGQSIYAYVTLKAEYDEDDDLIKDLRMHVRKEIGPLAAPEVIQFAPSLPKTRSGKIMRRILRKIVEGDTSNLGDTSTLADPSVVTDLIEGYEEIMNP, encoded by the coding sequence ATGACTGAAGAACACAAAATTGAAAGTCTCTCCAAAGAGAACAGACTCTTTAATCCTCCTGCCGATTTTCCCGGCGCATGCGTGAAAAGCCTTGAAGAATACAAAGCCATCTATGACCGTTCCATCAACGACATGGAAGGATTCTGGGCCGAACGCGCTGACGAACTGCTCACATGGGACAAGAAGTGGGATAACGTTCTTGATTATGATTTCGACAAACCGGAAATCAAATGGTTTGAAGGCGGCAAGCTCAATGCGTCCGCCAACTGCCTTGACCGCCACATTGAAAACGGCCGTCGCAACAAGGCCGCACTCATCTGGCAGGGCGAGGAAGACCATGAAGTAAAAGTCTATACTTACGACATGCTCCACCGCGAAGTATGCCGCTTTGCCAACGTGCTCAAAAAACTGGGCGTGCAGAAAGGAGACCGAGTATCCATTTACCTGCCCATGATCCCGGAACTGGCTATCGCAATGCTGGCTTGTACCCGAATCGGCGCACCCCATTCCATCATTTTCGCAGGCTTCAGCTCCAACAGTCTGCGTGACCGCATCAACGACTGCGGCGCAAAAGTACACATCACCGGTGACGGCGTTCTGCGCGGCGGTAGAAAAATCCCGCTCAAGCCCAACTCCGATGAAGCACTCAAGGAGTGCCCCTCTGTTGAGCAGTGCATTGTCGTTCCTAGAGCCAACAATGAAATTGAAATAGTTGAAGGCCGTGACCTCCTCTGGGCCGAACTCATGGAAGACCCGGAAATCACCGACAACTGCCCCTACGAACTGATGGATTCCGAAGATCCGCTCTTCATCCTCTACACCTCAGGCAGTACCGGTAAACCCAAGGGAGTTTTCCACACCACCGGCGGCTATATGACTTACGCAGCCCATACCTGCCAATGGGTCTTTGATCTTAAAGATGATGATGTTCACTGGTGCACCGCCGATATCGGCTGGGTAACCGGACATTCATACATTGTATACGGACCGCTGGCCCTCGGTGCTACCAGCATCATGTTTGAATCCGTGCCGACCTACCCGGACCCGGCAAGATTCTGGCAGGTCTGCGAAAAATTCAGGGTAAATATTTTCTACACCGCTCCTACCGCAATCCGTGCACTCATGCGCGAAGGCGACCAGTGGACCAAGAAATACGATCTCTCCAGCCTGCGCATTCTCGGCACGGTTGGTGAGCCCATCAACCCCGAAGCATGGATGTGGTACCACGAAAATATCGGTGACGAAAAACTGCCCATCGTTGATACCTGGTGGCAAACAGAAACAGGCGGACATATTCTTTCTCCCCTGCCGTATGCCACCCCGCTTAAACCAGGTTCAGCAACCCTCCCGCTGCCAGGTATTGATGCGGCAATTGTGGACCGCCACGGCGAAGAAGTCGGTCCCAACGAAGGCGGCTTCCTCGTTATCCGTAAACCGTGGCCCGGTATGCTGCGCGGAGTCTGGGGCAACAAACAACGCTTCAAAGAGCAATACTTTCAGGGCTTCCCCGGCGTATACGAATCCGGCGACGGAGCACGCAGGGATGAAGACGGATACTTCTGGATCATGGGCCGTGTAGATGACGTTATCAACGTTTCCGGCCACAGGCTGGGTACTGCAGAAATCGAATCCGCACTGGTTTCCCACCCGGCAGTTTCAGAAGCAGCTGTTGTAGGTATGCCTCATGAGGTTAAAGGCCAGTCCATCTACGCCTATGTAACCCTCAAGGCTGAATACGATGAGGACGATGATCTGATCAAAGACCTGCGTATGCACGTCCGCAAAGAAATCGGCCCTCTGGCAGCACCGGAAGTAATCCAGTTTGCTCCCTCCCTGCCCAAGACCCGCAGCGGTAAGATCATGCGCCGAATCCTGCGCAAGATCGTTGAAGGCGACACTTCGAACCTCGGCGACACTTCGACACTGGCTGATCCTTCAGTAGTGACCGATCTCATCGAAGGTTATGAAGAAATAATGAATCCATAA
- a CDS encoding class I SAM-dependent methyltransferase, protein MQEQSTVEMGNIHHALIDPEEMVIDPSLYTDSPLLDDVDRMSDPSVRISDSMIMGMVLKFFYCYVHKGGFDKPVPLDEVSKLCEMFSRHRSLNEPNDDIELMNYLRQWSFSLRMLADITKTSHIIRSIVTQKISPKLFEQDEYVGLDIGTGTGILLLAQHIHARRNGFKNITLYGIEYDKMVGLQSYKIFKELGIAEIILGDARDAKNYEPLINKVVTFVSNETVAAMHQPLRREHFVSICRTLFRTLGKNIKDAAFFPEGLIAFCKDMNVSVLLAKNTAFQGPREYHDMNLFPQGIIIEGNIVPLHQLGEELLPYLSEWAQRRLPRRW, encoded by the coding sequence ATGCAGGAACAAAGCACAGTTGAGATGGGTAATATTCACCATGCGCTAATTGATCCGGAAGAGATGGTTATTGATCCATCGTTATATACTGACAGCCCACTGCTGGATGACGTGGACCGCATGAGTGATCCTTCTGTCCGGATTTCTGATTCCATGATCATGGGAATGGTGCTCAAGTTTTTCTATTGCTATGTGCATAAGGGCGGTTTTGATAAACCTGTTCCCCTTGATGAAGTCAGTAAGCTGTGTGAAATGTTCAGTCGCCACCGCAGTCTCAATGAACCTAATGATGATATTGAGCTTATGAATTACCTGCGCCAGTGGTCTTTTTCCTTACGCATGCTTGCGGATATCACCAAGACCAGTCACATTATTCGTTCTATCGTGACTCAGAAAATATCTCCCAAGCTCTTTGAACAGGATGAGTATGTTGGTTTGGACATCGGAACCGGAACCGGAATTCTGCTCCTTGCCCAGCACATCCATGCCCGCCGCAACGGCTTCAAGAACATCACCCTGTACGGTATTGAGTACGATAAAATGGTGGGTCTGCAGAGCTACAAGATTTTCAAGGAACTCGGCATTGCTGAAATTATCCTCGGCGATGCCCGTGATGCGAAGAATTACGAACCCTTGATCAATAAGGTCGTAACTTTTGTCTCCAACGAGACCGTGGCAGCTATGCATCAGCCTTTGCGACGCGAACATTTTGTCTCGATTTGTAGAACATTGTTTCGCACTCTCGGCAAAAACATCAAGGATGCCGCTTTCTTCCCTGAAGGATTGATTGCTTTCTGTAAGGATATGAATGTATCTGTCCTGCTGGCTAAAAATACAGCCTTTCAGGGTCCCAGAGAATATCACGATATGAACTTGTTTCCGCAAGGCATCATAATCGAAGGAAATATTGTTCCACTCCATCAGCTGGGCGAGGAATTGTTGCCTTATCTTTCAGAATGGGCACAGCGCAGGCTGCCGCGCAGGTGGTAG
- a CDS encoding helix-turn-helix domain-containing GNAT family N-acetyltransferase: MTVKQDYVERVRSFNRFYTQVLGLLHSKLLKSEYSLAEGRVLFELGQVEMAVAKDLSNELMLDPAYLSRLLSRFEKKGLIVKKKSSDDSRRQYVSLTSAGEVELARLQDLSNSQIKESLSHADSEQQKQLVAAMGDIERIFNSGKSSRETLVIRPHKSGDIGIIAYKHAAFYSERYGFDVTFDAYVASALSEFVLNYNSGKEYLWVVEEGTTPVAFIAIVMVDDEVAQLRWFLVDPHLRGNGIGKKLLSEAVEFCRSRNYKKIILWTVENLQVARKLYGQFGFEVSKTKTHEIWGQHLTEELWELQL; this comes from the coding sequence ATGACAGTCAAGCAGGATTATGTTGAAAGAGTTCGGAGTTTTAATAGATTTTATACTCAGGTTTTAGGTTTGCTGCACAGTAAGTTGCTCAAGTCCGAGTATTCTCTGGCAGAGGGGCGCGTTTTGTTTGAGCTGGGGCAGGTTGAAATGGCTGTAGCAAAGGATTTATCAAATGAGCTTATGCTTGACCCTGCATATCTAAGCAGGCTGCTGAGCAGATTTGAGAAAAAGGGATTGATCGTCAAAAAGAAATCTTCCGATGATTCGCGCAGACAATATGTTTCTCTTACATCTGCTGGAGAGGTTGAGCTTGCAAGATTGCAGGATTTGTCAAATTCTCAGATCAAGGAATCATTGAGCCATGCTGATTCTGAACAGCAGAAACAGCTTGTTGCGGCGATGGGGGATATTGAGAGAATTTTTAATTCCGGTAAGTCTTCACGGGAAACTCTGGTCATTCGCCCTCATAAATCTGGAGATATCGGGATTATCGCATATAAGCATGCCGCATTCTATTCGGAACGATATGGTTTTGATGTGACTTTTGACGCCTATGTCGCTTCTGCCCTGTCTGAATTCGTCCTGAATTATAATTCGGGAAAAGAGTATTTGTGGGTTGTGGAAGAAGGGACAACTCCGGTTGCGTTTATCGCGATTGTTATGGTTGATGATGAGGTTGCCCAATTGCGCTGGTTTTTAGTCGACCCGCACCTCAGGGGGAATGGTATAGGTAAGAAATTGCTTAGTGAGGCTGTGGAGTTTTGCAGGAGCAGGAATTATAAAAAAATAATCTTATGGACTGTCGAAAATCTTCAAGTTGCCCGGAAACTATATGGTCAGTTCGGTTTTGAAGTCAGTAAGACTAAAACTCATGAAATATGGGGACAGCATCTTACTGAGGAATTGTGGGAATTACAGCTGTAA
- a CDS encoding pirin family protein: MRREIEQIFYGEPVHEGAGVKLHRAFGYFEASLFDPFLMLDDFRSDNPGDYLKGFPWHPHRGIETITYLLKGDVEHGDSLGNTAVTGAGSVQWMTAGSGIIHQEMPKGDKNGSMHGFQLWANLSSENKMTDPEYREIPSQDIPVINREDGTSIKIIAGKVDGAKGPAKGIGIDPEYLDVTVPAGLEFIHPTKREYTAFVYITAGNGTVNGQKVENRSLVLFDEGDELAVKAGNSTISFLLLTGKPINEMIYWRGPIVMHTAEELDKAFQEYKNGTFIKHPKPQGL, from the coding sequence ATGCGGCGAGAAATCGAACAGATATTTTATGGTGAACCGGTTCACGAAGGTGCCGGAGTAAAACTGCATCGGGCCTTCGGATATTTTGAAGCCTCCCTTTTCGACCCTTTCCTTATGCTTGATGACTTTCGGTCCGACAATCCTGGAGATTATTTAAAAGGCTTCCCGTGGCATCCGCACCGGGGTATTGAAACCATCACCTACCTCTTGAAAGGGGATGTTGAACACGGGGACAGTCTCGGCAATACGGCAGTTACCGGGGCCGGAAGCGTTCAGTGGATGACTGCGGGCAGCGGAATCATCCATCAGGAAATGCCCAAGGGCGATAAAAACGGTTCAATGCACGGATTTCAACTCTGGGCCAATTTAAGCTCCGAAAACAAAATGACCGATCCTGAATACCGGGAAATCCCATCCCAAGACATCCCGGTCATTAATCGTGAAGACGGCACAAGCATCAAAATTATTGCCGGAAAGGTAGACGGGGCAAAAGGTCCGGCCAAAGGCATCGGCATTGACCCGGAATATCTGGATGTAACAGTTCCCGCAGGACTTGAATTTATCCACCCCACCAAGCGGGAATACACCGCCTTTGTTTATATCACCGCAGGCAATGGAACTGTTAACGGACAGAAAGTTGAAAACAGGTCACTTGTGCTTTTCGATGAAGGCGACGAACTGGCAGTCAAGGCAGGCAACAGCACGATCAGTTTCCTCTTGCTGACCGGAAAACCGATTAATGAAATGATTTACTGGCGCGGTCCTATTGTCATGCATACTGCGGAAGAGTTGGACAAAGCTTTTCAGGAATATAAGAACGGAACTTTTATTAAACACCCTAAACCACAAGGATTATAA
- a CDS encoding glycosyltransferase family 9 protein — MKALVINLTRFGDLLQTQPVITALADQGYEVGVMCLKNFAGATQLLRNVARTFSLPGASLLASLDRDWREAINVFESYCTEIEESFDPALVINLTPSVSARLITLRLGRGREVRGFAMDDFGFNADTSSWAEFLQMASANRGSSPFNVVDLFCKVAGINRPAPFELADPAPEMKVAALKMLENPAPGAKGFVGFQPGASEDRRRWPVEHFRKLGRRLWKEKRLVPVLLGTEGEKMLGERILQGAEFPSVNLMGGTSLPELAAVLRRLDLLVTNDTGTMHLAAGSGTPLAAIFLATAQPWDTGPAAANLCCFEPDLDCHPCPFGKKCAYENICRREVEPDVVFDAVSSFIDSGEWPRIENRGVRAYLTGHDERGMISLTSLSGHTQSDRHKWIILQRELYRRFLDGDELVAAELPKMEFSPDLRTRLLSALNSCRDVLFLLSKQVVILQVDPIEAMKMKFLANLQKIQDILSSCPELSVLSSMWMIESRTHESMEGVMDQLNRYMALVGAMSASIE, encoded by the coding sequence ATGAAAGCGCTAGTCATAAATCTTACCCGATTCGGAGATCTTTTACAGACCCAGCCGGTAATCACTGCCCTTGCTGATCAGGGCTACGAAGTCGGGGTTATGTGTTTGAAAAATTTTGCCGGGGCTACCCAGCTCCTGCGCAATGTGGCTCGGACTTTTTCACTGCCCGGAGCCTCTCTTTTGGCTTCTCTTGACCGGGACTGGCGCGAGGCAATTAATGTATTTGAATCATATTGCACCGAAATTGAAGAATCGTTTGATCCGGCACTGGTAATAAACCTGACCCCATCCGTTTCAGCGCGGTTGATTACCCTCAGGCTGGGTAGGGGGCGTGAAGTTCGCGGTTTTGCCATGGACGATTTCGGATTCAATGCCGACACTTCCAGCTGGGCCGAATTTCTGCAAATGGCGTCCGCCAACCGCGGCTCCAGTCCTTTTAATGTGGTTGATCTCTTCTGCAAAGTCGCCGGAATTAATCGGCCCGCACCTTTTGAACTGGCTGACCCTGCACCGGAAATGAAGGTTGCGGCCCTGAAAATGCTGGAGAATCCTGCTCCCGGAGCAAAGGGTTTTGTTGGCTTTCAACCCGGAGCCAGTGAGGACCGCAGGCGGTGGCCGGTTGAGCATTTCAGGAAGCTTGGCCGCAGGCTGTGGAAGGAAAAGCGATTGGTCCCGGTTCTGCTTGGTACTGAAGGCGAGAAGATGTTGGGTGAGCGTATTCTGCAGGGAGCTGAATTTCCGTCCGTAAATCTTATGGGAGGGACATCCCTGCCGGAGCTTGCGGCAGTCCTGCGCCGATTAGACCTGCTGGTGACCAACGATACCGGAACAATGCACCTCGCTGCCGGGTCCGGTACTCCGCTGGCGGCTATTTTTCTCGCAACTGCACAGCCGTGGGACACTGGTCCTGCTGCTGCAAACCTGTGCTGTTTTGAGCCTGATCTTGATTGCCATCCCTGTCCATTTGGTAAGAAGTGCGCTTATGAAAATATCTGCCGCCGGGAAGTTGAACCTGATGTCGTTTTTGATGCTGTATCTTCTTTTATTGATAGTGGAGAGTGGCCCCGCATTGAAAACAGGGGAGTGCGTGCCTACCTTACCGGGCATGATGAAAGGGGGATGATTTCCCTGACTTCTCTTTCCGGTCATACACAAAGTGATCGGCATAAGTGGATTATTTTGCAGCGTGAACTTTACCGTCGTTTTCTTGACGGTGACGAACTTGTTGCAGCAGAACTTCCCAAAATGGAGTTCTCTCCTGATTTGCGGACCAGACTGCTCAGTGCGCTTAACAGCTGTCGGGATGTTCTCTTTTTACTGAGCAAACAGGTAGTGATCCTTCAGGTCGATCCTATTGAAGCCATGAAAATGAAGTTTTTAGCTAACCTGCAAAAAATACAGGATATATTGTCATCGTGTCCTGAGCTTTCAGTGCTTTCCTCCATGTGGATGATCGAATCCAGAACCCATGAAAGTATGGAAGGGGTTATGGATCAGTTGAATCGGTATATGGCATTGGTAGGAGCTATGTCTGCTTCTATTGAATAA
- a CDS encoding nitroreductase family protein: MEFPQILEKRRAVNYFDPTRDVDQKLLEKIIEQAGNAPSSYNLQPWKLKVIRDMDRKKALRALAFDQPKVTEAPVILIVLADRDGWKLENPTVENVFNNFVASGKMQTEQKGWFAGVTQGLYGRDEMAAQAFANKNTGLFAMSLMYAATANGLESHPMDGFDLQGVRKEFNIPENYWIPMLIAIGYLNPGTEIHPKGWRQSFADIVID, encoded by the coding sequence ATGGAATTCCCACAAATTCTGGAAAAACGGAGAGCGGTAAACTACTTCGACCCGACACGTGATGTTGATCAAAAACTGTTGGAGAAAATCATTGAGCAGGCAGGCAACGCACCATCAAGCTACAATTTGCAGCCTTGGAAACTGAAAGTTATACGTGACATGGATCGGAAAAAGGCTCTTCGTGCACTAGCCTTTGATCAGCCCAAAGTAACCGAAGCTCCGGTAATCCTCATAGTACTTGCTGACCGCGATGGGTGGAAGCTGGAAAACCCCACTGTTGAAAATGTTTTCAACAATTTCGTCGCATCAGGAAAAATGCAGACAGAACAAAAAGGATGGTTCGCCGGAGTAACTCAAGGCTTATACGGTCGTGATGAAATGGCAGCACAAGCCTTTGCCAACAAAAACACCGGGCTGTTTGCAATGTCGCTGATGTACGCAGCCACTGCCAACGGTCTGGAATCCCATCCCATGGACGGCTTCGACCTTCAAGGGGTGCGCAAGGAGTTCAACATACCTGAGAATTATTGGATTCCCATGCTTATAGCTATCGGCTACCTGAACCCCGGAACAGAAATTCATCCCAAGGGCTGGCGGCAATCATTTGCGGATATAGTTATCGATTAA